The genome window ACATCGGTACTGATCTGGTTGTACCAACCGTTTCCCAACATCACACCAAGGACATTTTCTCCTTGCTGCAAACGGTCTGTCACATCCATCACTTCATACAAAACGGTCTTGCTGTAATCGGTGAATGCAGGTGAAAGCAGATGGTCCCCAATTTGTTTGCCGTTCACATGGAGCTCGAAAAAACCCAATCCTGTGATATAGGCTTTGGCTGATACAATTTCCTTCTGAACTTCAAAAGATTTTCTTAGCAAAGGCATGGGCTCTTTGGGTGCAGTTTGATCCCTTTGGTTGCGGGCCATCTGTTTGATTTTGCCATCCCTTCTGCTCCAGTTAAATACACGTGGTGGACTGATCCATTTGGCCTGCCATTTGCTGCTATCCAGAATGGCCATCTCCCATTGGGCAGGTTTGGCGTATTTGGAGGCCACTCCATTCTGATCCCATACTTTCACTGTCCAGTAACATTTTTGTCCTGAAGTCAATGGCTCACCTTCATAAGTCACCAGGACGGATTCAGAAGAGTTCACCTTTCCGGAATCCCAGAGATCTGCTTCCCCTTCTTCCAGCAATTCCTTTGAAGAAGCTACCAATATGCGATAAGCGGTTTGATGCATGCCTTTCTGCTCTGAGGTCATTTGCCAAGTCAAGCGGGGCGAAATATCATCAATGTGATTGGGGTTCACCTGGTTTTCGCACAGCAAAGCATTAAACTGTAATTCCGAAGTTTTTTGGTCTTTCGAGGTCGAACAGCCAATGAGGAACAAAGGCAACAATATAATCAAGTACTTTTTCATGGTATGGTGTTTAATTTTAATTATCATTCATTAGTGTAACAGTTTATTAAAAAATTGAAATTCAAATTGATTTATTTACAAAAATCACAAACTTTGCTTGTATAACCATGGAACCCGCATGCTACTCATGTCCTTGTTGTGAAGGTTCCTAGATGCGGGTTTCATTGGTATATGTATATTTACCTCCCGGCTCTATTTCAACAGAAAATTCCTCTGCACCATATTTTACATCCACTTTTCCTCCTTTTTCAGAACGGATGACGGCTTTGGTCAGCTTTCCTTCTTTCCACCATATATCACATTCAAAACCACCCCGAGCTTTCAGGCCTTTAACATTTCCCTCGCTCCAGGCTTCGGGAAGTGCCGGCAACAGACGAATAACCCCGTTATGCGACTGCAGCAACATTTCAGCAATTCCTGCCGTGCCACCGAAGTTGCCATCGATCTGGAAGGGCGGATGCATGTCAAACAGATTTTGGGCTGTTGATTTGGTAAATAGTTGCTGAAGGTGCTGCAAGGCTTTTTCCCCGTTTTTGAGACGGGCAAAGAAATTGATAATCCAGGCGCGGCTCCAGCCCGTATGTCCTCCGCCGTGCTCCAGTCTTCGCTCAATGGTTTTTCTGGCAGCTTCGTAAAGTTCAGGAGTTTCTTCCGTTATCTGTGCCAGAGGGTAAAGTTCCAGCAAATGAGACATATGACGATGTCCTACTTCCACTTCTTCATAATCCTTAATCCATTCCTGGATGGTTCCATTTTCTCCGATTTGAACCGGTGGCAATTTATCCTGAATATCCTTTAATTTTCCGGCAAAATCCTGATCTTTGTCCAGTAGCTGGCTTGCTTCTATGCAATTATCCATTAGCTTATTGATAATTTGAATGTCGATGGTGGCTGCATAGGTGAGTGATGACTGTTCCTCTTTGTTGGTTCCCGGAACAAAGAAGGCATTTTCCGGTGAATGGGACGGATTGGTGACCAGGTAGCCTTCTGGTGATTCCACCAGATATCCCATGACAAATTTGGCAGAACCTTTTAACAGGGGATAGATCCGGCGTAGATAATCCATATCCCGGGTATATTCAAAATGCCTATACAGAGGGAAGGTCATCCACGGACCGGCCATGGGGGATACACCCCATACTCCGTCGGCAACACCGGTACGGCCGAATGGATCGGTGAGGTGATGTAACGTCCAGCCTTCCGTACCATACATTTTTTTGGCTGTAACCGATCCCGGCTCAGTCAGTTCTTCCATGAAGCGGGTAAGGATCCGGCTGGTCTCCGAAAGATTTCCTACCTCAGCGGGCCAATAATTCATCTGCAGGTTGATGTTGGTGTGGAAATCGGAATTCCATGCGGCATTGAAATCCTTGTTCCACACACCCTGCAGGTTGGCCGGCAGTTTACCTGGTTTTCGGGAAGAACCCATCAACAGGTACCTGCCATATTGGAAATAAGTAGTAGTTAAACCATTGTCAATGTGACCGTTCTTCACACGTTCGAGCCTCTCATCGGTGGGCATATCCCGTAAGGTATCCTTGCCGAGAGTTAAGGATACCCGGTTGAACATGCTGCTGTGATCATTCACATGGGCTTCTTTAACCTCTGAAAAGGATTTTTCCCCTGTATTTTTTAGAATGGATTTACATTGAGCAGCCGGATCGATCTTATCTGAAAAGTTCAGCGTATCCAATACATAATTGGTAGCAGCGGTGAGATAAATGGTCAAAGAATTCACTGAATTATAGGACAATTGCTCTTCATGGCTTACCAGTTCGCCACCCTCAGTTTTCACCTCAGCCACTGCCGAAAATTTCATATGGGGCCCTGCAGGTCCACGTGCGGGCTCTTCGGGATCTACGATCTGCCCGTTCATCACCATCTTTCCATCGGAAAGGAATTTAACTTCAGCATCTCTTTCCCGCTTCATATTCACATCCACATCAAACGGCTCGCTGGCAGAAATATGCACAGCTATAAGATTGCCCGGAGCAGAAGCAAACACTTCCTGTTTTACCTTGTTATCATCTGCAGTAAAAGTGGTGGTGGCAATTCCGGATCGCAGATCCAGCTCCCTTTCATAGTTCTTTACCTCGCTATCCCACTGATAATTCAGGAAAAGGTCTCCGAAAGTCTGGTAGGAACGTATCCGGGGAGGGGTTCCCAATAAATATTTATTGGCCATTTCAT of Bacteroidales bacterium contains these proteins:
- a CDS encoding alpha-L-rhamnosidase N-terminal domain-containing protein, which produces MKKYLIILLPLFLIGCSTSKDQKTSELQFNALLCENQVNPNHIDDISPRLTWQMTSEQKGMHQTAYRILVASSKELLEEGEADLWDSGKVNSSESVLVTYEGEPLTSGQKCYWTVKVWDQNGVASKYAKPAQWEMAILDSSKWQAKWISPPRVFNWSRRDGKIKQMARNQRDQTAPKEPMPLLRKSFEVQKEIVSAKAYITGLGFFELHVNGKQIGDHLLSPAFTDYSKTVLYEVMDVTDRLQQGENVLGVMLGNGWYNQISTDV
- a CDS encoding glycoside hydrolase family 95 protein, which codes for MKTGTMIIIALAALMLLDCSKQQEVPSPTYRLWYDEPAEKWIEALPIGNGRMGAMVFGDPQKERIQFNEESLWAGTKIDNNNPQALEHLPEIRELIFDGKYQKAYEMANKYLLGTPPRIRSYQTFGDLFLNYQWDSEVKNYERELDLRSGIATTTFTADDNKVKQEVFASAPGNLIAVHISASEPFDVDVNMKRERDAEVKFLSDGKMVMNGQIVDPEEPARGPAGPHMKFSAVAEVKTEGGELVSHEEQLSYNSVNSLTIYLTAATNYVLDTLNFSDKIDPAAQCKSILKNTGEKSFSEVKEAHVNDHSSMFNRVSLTLGKDTLRDMPTDERLERVKNGHIDNGLTTTYFQYGRYLLMGSSRKPGKLPANLQGVWNKDFNAAWNSDFHTNINLQMNYWPAEVGNLSETSRILTRFMEELTEPGSVTAKKMYGTEGWTLHHLTDPFGRTGVADGVWGVSPMAGPWMTFPLYRHFEYTRDMDYLRRIYPLLKGSAKFVMGYLVESPEGYLVTNPSHSPENAFFVPGTNKEEQSSLTYAATIDIQIINKLMDNCIEASQLLDKDQDFAGKLKDIQDKLPPVQIGENGTIQEWIKDYEEVEVGHRHMSHLLELYPLAQITEETPELYEAARKTIERRLEHGGGHTGWSRAWIINFFARLKNGEKALQHLQQLFTKSTAQNLFDMHPPFQIDGNFGGTAGIAEMLLQSHNGVIRLLPALPEAWSEGNVKGLKARGGFECDIWWKEGKLTKAVIRSEKGGKVDVKYGAEEFSVEIEPGGKYTYTNETRI